One window of Alosa sapidissima isolate fAloSap1 chromosome 21, fAloSap1.pri, whole genome shotgun sequence genomic DNA carries:
- the LOC121695953 gene encoding C-type lectin domain family 6 member A-like isoform X2, with protein MAESVVYSEVKYKKESNADTGRAGPQIKVSPEDDVVYAAVVHKADHTNGPDPLKLPTPADSSPKGSKGIRRHSLLLLAVVVLCILILGTVISLSLYYYSQNTKTNAASKQHTTQDNGHTTQSTTHSTSEKNKHTNPTAGCKPGKCNDGWEAHGRQCYFFSTKKKSLNWTQSQEECVHKKSHLAIINDKKEQKLLMMIIRQKMQGPEDKFWIGLNDRQMEGKWLWVDNTPLNTSQKFWLNNEPDNWKWVNNTEYPDGEDCVRMGENNFIANSAAGWVDTACEREFKFICETKACL; from the exons TCTCACCTGAGGATGACGTGGTGTATGCTGCTGTGGTCCATAAGGCTGATCACACAAATGGACCAGACCCTCTTAAGT TACCTACCCCTGCTGACTCTTCCCCCAAAGGGTCAAAGGGCATCAGGAGGCACAGCCTTCTGCTATTGGCTGTGGTGGTGCTCTGCATTCTTATCCTGGGAACAGTCATCAGTCTGAGTTTATACT attattctcaaaacacaaagacaaatgCTGCCAGCAAACAACATACAACACAGGACAAtggacacacaacacaaagtACAACACATTCAAcatcagaaaaaaacaaacacacaaatcccACAG CTGGATGTAAGCCTGGTAAATGTAACGATGGCTGGGAAGCACATGGCAGACAGTGCTACTTCTTCTCTACAAAAAAAAAGTCTCTAAACTGGACTCAGAGTCAAGAAGAATGTGTCCATAAGAAGAGCCATCTGGCAATCATAAATGATAAAAAAGAGCAG AAACTGTTAATGATGATAATCAGACAAAAAATGCAAGGTCCTGAGGACAAGTTCTGGATCGGTCTGAATGATAGACAGATGGAAGGAAAGTGGCTGTGGGTGGACAACACTCCTCTTAATACAAGCCAAAA ATTCTGGCTGAATAATGAGCCTGATAACTGGAAGTGGGTAAATAATACTGAATATCCTGATGGAGAGGACTGTGTACGGATGGGAGAGAATAACTTTATTGCCAATAGTGCAGCAGGCTGGGTGGATACAGCCTGTGAGAGAGAGTTCAAATTTATTTGTGAAACTAAAGCTTGCTTATGA